Genomic segment of Ischnura elegans chromosome 12, ioIscEleg1.1, whole genome shotgun sequence:
ATATTATAACTGTATATGTTGTCATAGTAAAGAAAGTAGTTATATGCACCTTTTTCAACCaaataagaagagataaaataaatgaaaaagctCAAATGAAATAGCTTATTACACAACATGATAGGAGGGAAGAAAGCGCGTATAGACCCAGGGGTAGCCCTCAATCAGGATAAGATTAAATTCTAAAACCAAGTGGTCACTAAGACTGCAAATTACATGACTGAGGTTACTCTAAATACCTACTTTCTAGTTTCCTCGTATTTCAACTGCTGTTTATGAAAGACTGCATTTTTTATCAGGTCTTGGATGTTCAAGAAATGTTGCTCTGCCCCTTCCATCGACTTTACAGccctataaaaaaaattaaaatagctttaCAATCTGGACCATCAACCTGCTCGGTTAAGAGATGCCACCcgcaattgcaaaaaaaaacgttacagaagaaaaaaattattatgcgaTACACACTCACCCAACAGCATACTCCATGTCGTAGCATCTACCCTGAAGGTCTTGATGAAGCCTTTTTACTTCCACCCTCTTATCAACCATGGGAGGGAGAGCTTTTCGTACATGCTCTTGCAAACGGTAGAATGCCAAAGATGGCTCGTTGGCAACTATATGCATGTTTTCCGAAATCCTTT
This window contains:
- the LOC124169681 gene encoding BLOC-1-related complex subunit 8 homolog isoform X2; its protein translation is MSYIGASAIQPTQVDPELEVKVKKATERISENMHIVANEPSLAFYRLQEHVRKALPPMVDKRVEVKRLHQDLQGRCYDMEYAVGAVKSMEGAEQHFLNIQDLIKNAVFHKQQLKYEETRKSLQLFNIKNFMVHKFSLRSPGALTEMVW
- the LOC124169681 gene encoding BLOC-1-related complex subunit 8 homolog isoform X1, which codes for MSYIGASAIQPTQVDPELEVKVKKATERISENMHIVANEPSLAFYRLQEHVRKALPPMVDKRVEVKRLHQDLQGRCYDMEYAVGAVKSMEGAEQHFLNIQDLIKNAVFHKQQLKYEETRKNKKEPSVYKRLSAHISLDLPDLPELSDALRETASRVESMMAQARNSASNELHRSHTIHQ